The Rubrobacter calidifluminis region TCCCTGGCGAAGATTTTCTGCCCTTCCGGGCTGTAGAGGAACCTGACGAACGCCTCGGCCTGCTTCTTGTGCTTGCTGTCCTTGGTGACGGCGATCGGGTTCTGTATGAGTATCGTCTGCTTCGGGATGATGTACTGTACGTCCTCGCCTTCGTGCTGGGCGAGTATGGCTTCGTTCTCGTAGCTGATCAGAACGTCCCCCTCGCCCCCCGTGAACGTCTGCAGCGCCTCCCTGCCGCTCGCGGGTTCGACCGGTACGTGCGAGAAGAGCTTCTTGAGGTAGGCCTCCGCCTCCGCGGGACTCTTGCCCTCCTTGAGCTGCGCTCCATAGGCGGCCATCACGTTCCACCGCGCGCTGCCCGAAGAGAACGGGTTCGGGGTTATCACCTTTACGCCGGGTTTGACCAGGTCGTCCCAACCGTGGATGTGCTTGGGATTGCCCTTCCTGACCACCAGCACGACCACCGAGTCGGTGACCATCCCATGGTAGCGGTTTTTGTCCCAGTCCGGACTCACGGTGCCGGATTGCACCAGCCTCTCCATGTCCGGCGCCAGCGAGAACTCGACCACGTCCGCCGGCTGTCCCGCCGCCACCGCCCGGCTCTGATCCCCGGAGGCACCATAAGAGGTGTGGAAGTCGACCCCCTTACCCACCTCCGTCTTCTGGAACGCCGGGATCAGCTTGTCGTATACCTGTTCCAGGGTGGAGTACCCGACCACGTTTAGCGTCACCTTCCCGCTCCCGCCCCCGCCGCTCCTCGCAGATCCGGAAGCACTCCCCCCGCACCCCGAGAGCACGATCGCGGCGGCGGCCAGAAGCCCAGCCACCAGCACCAGAACCTCGACTTTTCTCAACTTTGCCTCCTTTTTCTGTTAATTTACTTAACAATGTGTGAAAGTATGGCTTCTGGGAGGAAGGCTGTCAAGGACTTTCTGGTGGGGGTCAGGCGGTAATCGTTGGTTCTTTGGGAGAGATCTGGTCGGGGGTGTTCAGTTCGGCGCCAGGAGGAGCGGGGATGGGGCCTTCGAGCAGTGGGTCGTTCGTCTTTCTCATCCAGGAATCCAGGCGGGAGCGCATCTCTTCGAGGACATCCTGACAGGAGGGTACTTGGGCGAGGTTGTTCGATTCGTTCGGGTCGTAGAGCAGGTCGTAGAGGCGCTCTTCGGGTATCAGGGTCTCCGCGAGGCCGTGTGCGAGGAGGAGGTCTTTGCTGGGGCTGTCGTCTATGTTGGCGAGGACGGGGGTGGGATGGGTCGGGTCGAAGCGCCGGATGTATTTCCAGCGGTGGGTTCGGACGCAGCGTTCGGGCTCGTAGGCGACGTGGTAGGTCTTCTCGGCGAAGATGGCTTTGCGGATCTCTCTCACCTCTCGGTGTACCAGGGGCAGGAGGGATTCACCCTGCAGGAACGTTGGGTGGTCGATGCCTGCCAGGTCGCAGATGGTCGGGTAGACGTCTATGTGCGAGACGAGAGCGTCTATGGCCCGACCACCGGTGAAACCGCCCGGACCGCGCAGGATCAGCATCACGCCGAGACCCCGGTCGTAGAGGGTCGCCTTTGCGCCGGGGAAAGGGATGCCGTGGTCCGTCGTGCAGATGACGAGCGTGTTTTCGGCGAGGCCGGTCTCGTCGAGTGCATCGAGCACCGCCCCCACCCCGCGGTCGAGCGAGCTTATGCTCTCGTAGAAGGAGGCCGTGTCCAGGCGGGTCTCCGGGGTATCGGGCAGGTTCGGCGGGGGCAGGACGTAGTTTGCCTCCTTCGGTGAGGAGGGGTTGAAGAACTCACGGTGGGTTTCGAAGAAGCCGACCGAGAGGAAGAAGGGCCTTCCGTGATCCTGGCGGAGGAGCCTCAGGGTGACCGGCACCACGTCGTCGGTGCGGGTTGTAGGGATCTTGAATACCTCGTCGTAGCCTATTATGTCCGGCCTCTTGGATATGTGCTGCTCCCCGATAAGGGCGGACCAGTAGCCGCGCCGGCGCAGGGTGTGGACGATGTGCTGGCTGTAGTCCTTCAGGGAGAAGCCACGGTGGGCGAGCCCGACCATCCCGTTTGAGTGGGCGTACTGACCGGTGAGCAGGCACGCCCGGCTGCCCGAGCAGGTCGGGGCGGCGCAGAACGCATTGCGGAAGATGACGCCCTCCTCCGCGAGGCGCTGGATGTTGGGGGTTCTCACCGGGTGCCCGTAGGGACTCACCCAGCGACCGGTGTCGTGGGAATGTAGGTAGAGTATGTTGGGCGGGGTCCTCAAGGTGCGTCTCTCACTTTTTTCTCCTCATGATAACGTTTTGCCCATTCCTCGGAGAGCTCGTCGGACTGGCGGCGCATCCCGGGCTCTTTCGGTGAGAAGTCTTTGGGAAGGGTGATGCCGACCCCCTCGAGCACCCGCCTTACAGTGCCAGCGTAGTCCTGGACGAACTCTTCGTAGACGACCTCCACCGGCTCGATGCGGCAGCGCTCGAAGAACGCCCGCCAGGCGGCGTTGTGCTCCTCGGCCCGCAGACGCAGGTGGTCGATGGCTGCGAAGCTGTAGCGCAGGGGTACTTGTTTGCGGGTCTGATCTCCCTCCCTGCGCCACTCCCAGCTCTGCAGCGCCCTCCAGAGCGAGATCGCCTGCCGGACGGTGTCTTCCCGGCGGATCCAGACGTATCCCCTCAGGTTCGGGAAGACCGCCGGCGGGATGTCGCAGGGGGCTACGCCCTCACGACCGGCCCGGCGGGCGAGTCGGACGAAGTCCCTGAAGTAGGCCCACATGATCTTGGTGCCAAAGACCCCGTTGTCGGTGGTCCCCCTTTCGAGCGCATTCCGCAGCAGGGCCTCGAAGTCCGGCGGCCGCCAGTGGGGGTCTTTCTCCTCCTGTTTCTCCGCGAACCTCCCCCCGTAGTCACCCAGGATGTCGCGGAACGCGGGGTCGTCGAGGAGCGCCCATACGTCGGGGTCGTTGGAGCGCTGGAAGTAGTCCCGCGGCCGCCGGGGGCGTCCGGTCTCGAGCAGCACCTCGAAGTGCTCCGCCGGCCGACCGGCGATGCCGGTGGAGGTGAGCGCCTCGCACAGCAGCGTGCTGCCGCTCCGGGGGGTTGCGCAGATCATGTAGGAGAGGACGGGTCTGATCATCACAGCACTTCCACCGGGTGGGAGACGACGGCACCGTACAGATAGCCCTGCTCGTTGAAGGGAACCGTCTCCGGCTGCGTCCGGCCGCTCTCGCCGGTAGTGCGTACCCGGATCTCGTGTCGGCCGGGTGTGGCTTCCCACGGGATCCTGAACCGGGCCCACGCCCCTTCGACGTTCGGGCCGTACAGGGCGGCCTGCTGCCAGCTTTTGCCGTCTATCGAGTACTCGACCTTCGCGACCCGCTCTCCCGGCGACCAGGCCCTGCCGGTGATGGTGCGCCGGCCGCGCGGGAGCACGGCGGGCCAGGAGAGCTCCAGGGCGCTCTTGGTCACCTGGGAGGTGACCGGGATCCTTCCTCTGCCATAGTGTCCTCCGGTGAGGACGTATCGTGAGGTGTTCCACGGCGAGAAGAGGGGCTGCAGAGAGACGAAGATGCGCCCGAGCCACTTCACGCTCGCCACCGCGGCCCATCCCGGGACCACCGCGCGCAGCGGGAACCCGTGATCCGCGGGCAGGGGGTCTCCGTTCATCGCGTAGGCCAGTATGGTGTCCTCTTCCAGCGCCTTCCCGATCGGTATCGGGCGGCGCATTCTCACCGCGTCTAGCCCTTCGAGCATCACCTCGCACGCCCCGCTCCTGAGCCCGGCTCGCTCCAGCACCTCTCTCAGGGCCACGCCCCGCCACTCCGCGACCCCGATGGCCCCGAGACGCCACTGCGTACCCGGCGCCTCCCTGCCCTGTTCTTCGGCGAAGAAGACTCGAGCGTTGCCCGCACATTCCAGGGCCCGGACGATGGTCGTCTGGGGCAGGCGCAGCAGGTCGCCGTAGCCGAGCCGCAGCGTGCGTTCGACTCCGGGGCCCTCCACGACGAGGGTCCACCCGAGGGGGTCTATACGCGGGGTGGGGGCGTGGTTGCGCACGAAGAACAGATCGTTCGGGGTGGTATAAGGGCTCTCGGCCATCGCCTCCCACCGGGTCTCGGCGTTGAGCGAGAGATCACCGGTGGGGTCGTCGCCGAGGCGCCTCAGCAGCGGCCGGTGGTCGACGAAGGATTCCTCCGGAAGAGATTTCGCGATCCCGGAGAACGACGTGCCGGGTTCGTTCTCCTCGCGGGTCCTGCTAAACATATACGACCACCTCCTCGCCCTCTAGCGCCACCGGATAGACCCTGAGGCGCATGTCCCGGCGGTGAGGCTCGCACGGAGAGAGGCCGCTGGCCAGGTCGAACTCGAAGTTGTGCCAGGGACATACGATTACGCACCGCTTCGAGCTTACGTGCTCCCCGGTGCGGCTCGCGGTCCACATCCGTTCGACCCTGCCCTTGGAGAGGTCTGCGGCCTCGTGCGGGCAGGTGCTCGAGACGGCGCGATAGGAGCCGTCGTCGAGGCGGGCGAGGGTGACGCTGCGGCTGCCGGCCCTGAAGCGTCTCATCTCACCGGGTGCGAGCTCTTCCCTCGCGCAGAGAACGTAACGCCGCCTGCGCGGCGCCTCCACGCTTCTATAGTCCATAGAACTCCTTCGCGTTGTCGTAGAGGATCCTGCGCCGGATCTCCTTCGGGAAGCTTCCAGGCAGGACATGATAGGGCGAGTCGAAGTCCCAGTGCGGGTAGTCGCTGGAAAACATCAGGAAGTCTTCGGAGCCGATCATCTCGAACATCCGCCACAGATCTTCGGGATCTTCCGGGTACTCCATCGGCTGCGTCGAGAAACGCACCCTTTCCCGGATGTATTCTGAAGGCATCCTCTTCACCCAGGGAACCTCCCGCCGGAGCGAACGGTAGTTGTGGTCGAACCTCCACATGAGGTGCGGAACCCAGGTCCAGCTCGACTCGATCATGGCGACCCTGAGCTCTTCGAAGCGGTCGAAGACGCCGTGGGCGATGAGCCCAATGAGCTGTGACTGCCAGGTCTGAGAGATGGCCGTGTGCCACTCGATGTAATACGTGGGCAACCCTATCGCGGTCTCCGTGGCGTTGGACTGGTGGAACGCCACGGCGAGGCCGTTGCGCTCGGCGGCCTCGAAGATCGGATGGTAGAAGGACCGGCCGAAATGATGGTGTGGCACCGCCGGCAGAATGACCTGCACGAACCTCCGGTCCGACCCCACCCGGTCTATCTCGCGCGCGGCACCCTGCGGGTCCTGCGCCGCGACCGTCACCGACCCGAGCAGCCTCCGGTCCTTGTCCAGCCAGTTCTCTATCAGCCAGTCGTTGTAAGCCGAGGCGAGCGCCCCGGCGAACTCCGGCTGCACCTTCATGTTGGTAGGATGGAACGAGCTGACCAGTATCGCCCGCTCCACCACATACGGATCGAGAAGCTGGCGCCTCATCACCCCCAGATCCGAACCCGCAGGCCTCCCATCGTCCATCACCGCATCAGCCATCGCCACCCCGGCCACCTGCGGATAGGAGTAGGGGAAGGCCGGCTCCTTCCACCCGTCAACCGCAGCCACCCTGCTCCTCCAGGGCTCCGCCAGATACGGTACCAGATCCCGCTCCGAAACCAGCATCTCGTGTACGTCGGTGTCTATCACCGCCGCCTTGCGCGCCCGCCTCCGCTCCTCTAGATCCCTGACCCGGGCCTGCATCACCTCACGCTCCTCTCGTGGTTTTATATGTTTTGTCGATTATAAAAGTTACCAAAGTGGAAAATAAATCAAGGGGTGGGATTTGTCAACTCCCGGGGCTGGGGTCAGCCGGAGCGGAGCCAGAGTTGCATGGGACCGGGGGAGCGGTTGGCCCAGGCGAGGTAGGGGACGAGGGTGAGCCTGTAGGGGCGTCTGTTGGGCGTGGGGAGTCTTCGGGTGCGGTAGAGGCTCCCCCGCCAGCCGGGGTCGAGGGATTCGATGCTGGCTGGGGCGTGCAGCGCCGGCATCCCGGCGAGTTCTGGGTGGGGACCGACGGAGAAGCCCGCGTCTGGTGTGAGGACGACGTCGCGGAGGTCTGCCGCGTCCGGGTTGTCCGCACCTTCAGCGCAGTAGAGGATGGGACCGCGCATGACCGCGACCCTCCCTGTGTTCTCGAGGACGTAGGGGTGGCTCTCGAGGAGGCGCACGGGCATCGGCAGGTGCAGCCTCACGGTGTCGCCGGGACGCCAGCGGCGTTGTATCCCGGCGTAGGAGCCGGGCTTCGCCGGGATGTCTGCTTCAGCCCCGTTCACCTCTATGCGCGCTTCTTCGCACCACGCCGGCACGCGCAGCATGAGCGAGAACTCACCCTCGCCGGAGACCACCTCGACCTCGACATCCCCGTCCCACGGGTAGCCGGTGCGCTGCCTGAGACGGACCTTCGGGCCCTGGAGGTTCGCCTCGCCTTCGGCGTAGAGGTGCACCCATACGGTCCCCTCCGAGGTGCTGTAGAAGTAGCCGGGCAGCGCGGCGAGCGTCCTGGCGATGTTCGGCGGGCAGCAGGCGCACCCGAACCACTCCTGCCGGCGGTGCGTGCCGTCGTCGGCGAGCGGGTTCTGGTAGAAGTAGCGCCGGCCGTCGAGCGAGACGCCCGGCAATACGGCGTTGTATAAGGTGTGTTCGATCAGGTCCGCGTAGCGCGCCTCGCCCGTGATCTGCAGCATCCGCCAGCTCCACATCACGCTGCCTATCGCCGCGCAGCTCTCCGCGTAGGCCCTCTCGTTCGGAAGCTCGTAGTCCTTCCCGAACGCCTCCCCCTCGTAGCGGGAGCCGATCCCGCCGCTCACGTACATCCGTTTCGTTACCATGTTATGCCACAAACGCTCAAGAGCATGAAGGATGTCTTCGTCGCCGGTCTCGGCGTAGACGTCGGCTGCTCCTGCGTTCAGGTAGGTGGCGCGGACGGCGTGGCCGGTTATCTTCTGTTGCTCGCGAAAGGGCAGGTGGTCCTGATGGTATTCACTGCCGCTGACCCTGCCGCGGCCCCGGACGTCGAGGAAGAAGCGGGCCTGTTCGAGGTATCTGTGCTCGCCCGTCTCTCTGAACAGCTCGACGAGGGCCATCTCGATCTCCTCGTGTCCGTCGGCGGTCTCGAGTTTGCCCTCGCTCTGCGGGCCGAAGGTCCCGCAGACGAGGTCTGCGAAGCGGCGAGCCACATCGAGGAGGCGTTCGCTTCCGGTCGCGCGGTGGTGGGCTATGGCCGCCTGGATCAGGTGCCCCCCGCAGTAGAGCTCGTGCAGGTCCCTCAGGTTGGTGAAGCGTTCCCGTTTTCGTTCGAAGGTGAAGTAGGTGTTTATGTAGCCGTCGGGCTCCTGGGCCGCCTCTACCTCGTCGATCGCGCGCTCGACCATCTCCCCGAGTTCCGGATCTGGGTTCGCGGCCAGCGTCCAGGAGGCTGCTTCGAGCCACTTGTACACGTCGGAGTCGGCGAAGTACATCCCGCGGAAGGGAGCCTCAATCCTGCCCGATGCCCGCCGGAAGTTGTCCAGCGTGCCGGAGCTCTCCAGGTGCTCGTACTGCTCCCGCAGCGTCACCTTGCGGTTGATCTCGCGCCGTGGTTCCCAGAATTCGTCCGAGAGACGCACGTCCCCGAGCGGTACGGGGTTGAGGCGGGCGTGTGGGCTGCCGGAGACGTCCACCGTGAAAGAGAGATCGTATCTGGAGTGGTCCAATCTGGTTCTCCGATCCAGGAATTTTCTCTTGCCAGCTCTGTTATATGTGCGAACGGTACCCGGAAGGGCTCTTCTGCTACTTCACGGATCCCAGCGAGAGCCCCTCGGCGAGCCTTCGCTGGGTGGCGGCGAAGAGCACGAGCACCGGGATCGAGGTAACGGTCGCCAGGGCCATCAGCCCGGGCCAGTCTATGCCGTAGGCGGAGACCTGCTGGCTTATCACCGCGCTTATGGGGTAGGCCTCCGGGTTGGTGAGGAAGCTTATCGCGTAGAGGAACTCACCCCAGGCGATGATGAAGATCAGGGTGCCCACCGTCGCTATGCCGTTGCGGGCTAGGGGGAGCAAAATCGTCACGAACGTGCGCAGCCGGCTGGCTCTATCCACCGCCGCGGCTTCCTCCATCACTTCCGGTATCGTCTGGAAGAAGGGCCGCAGGAGGAGGACCGCGAAGGGTATCAGCATCGCGGAGTCCGCGATTATCACCCCGGCGAGGGTGCCGAGCAGGTTCCAGCCCGCCAGCACCTTGTAGAGCGGGATGACCGAGGCGGTGGGCGGGATCATCTGCAGCAGGATCAGGGACCCCAGCCCCACGGGCAAAAGGACCGTCCTGGTGCGCGCGAGCCCGTAGGCCGCGGGCACCCCCAGCGCAAGCGTGAGTGCGGTGGTGCAGACGGCTATGATCCCCGAGTTTAGTGCCGCGTGGGCGAGCGAGGCGTTCAGCACCCGGTGATACGCCGAGGTCGAGGGCGAGAAGACGATACCCGCCGGGTCTGCGAAGATCTCCACGTTGGTCTTGAAAGAGGTGGCAACCAGCCAGTAGAGGGGGAACCCGTAGACGATCAGGAGCACCAGGCTCCCCACCCTGGAACCCCAGGCTGGGACGTGCCGCCAGGTAGACATCAACCGACCTCCTCTCTGTTGGCCCGGATGTAGAGCAGCGCGGTGGCGAGCACCATGACTATCGAGATCACCGCCGTAGCCGCCCCCAGCCCGAACTTGTAGTTCTCGAACGAGAGCCGGTAGCTGAGGTAGGGGAGCGTCGTCGTCGCGGTCCCGGGACCTCCGGAGGTCATCACGTAAATGAAGTCGAAGCTCCTGAAAGCGTAGACAATGGTCAGGACCACGAGTATCAGGAACGTCGAGCGCAACATGGGCAGCGTGATGTGCCGGAAGACCTGCAGACGCGTCGCTCCGTCTATCTGCGCCGCGTCGATGGGGTCGGGAGGAATGTCCAGGATCGCTGCCCGGAAGACCAGCGCCGCGAAGGGTACGACGACCCAGGCGTTGACCACCGCCACGGCCAGAAGCGCCGTGTGGTTCTGCGCCTGCACCAGCCAGGGCACCGGCTGCGCGATCACGTGGAGGTTGGCCAGGACGTAGCTGACCACACCTTCCTTGTCGAGCAAAAACTTCCAGAGGCTCCCCGCCACCACCGGCGGTAGCATCCAGATGAAGACCATCATCCCGAAGACGAAGCGGGAGAACCTCACTTCGAGTCTGCCGGAGCCCCGGGACCGCGGCGTGGAGCTCAGCACGAGTGCCGCCAGAAGCCCGCCCGCGATCCCCACGATCAGGACGACCGCCGTGTAGATCAGGGTGTTTATCAGCGCCTCGATGAACTGTGCTGAGGATATGAGCTGTTTGAACTCGGCGAGCCCTACGAACGGCCAGGTGCGCAGTATGTTGGAGACCGTCACCCGGCTCAGGCTCATGCGGATGAGCTCGATCAGGGGGTAGATCGCCGTCGCGAGTAGAAACAGGGCGGCGGGCACCGCGAAGAGCGTGGGAGAGCTCCTGAGTCTCTGCAGCGGATGTCTTTTGCTTTTCATAGTCTTGGCCGTAATTCAGGTCTTCCTACCCGAGATCTTTCCTGACCTTGCTTACGACGCTCGAGGCCGCCGCTGCTGCGCTCTTCTGCCCGGCTATCACCGCGCTCCAGCCCTGAGCCACGTCGAGCTCGGCGCTGATTATGCCGGCTCCAAACCCGGCTGGCGGGTAGGTCGAACCACCCTTCACCTCGGAGGCAAAGGCTCTGAGGATGGGGTCGTTCTGAATGGCCGGATCTTTGGCTGCATCGGAGCGTGCTGGTATGCTGCCGACGTCCTTGAGCGCGATGATTTGGCCCTCTTTGCTGAGGTAGGTGGCTTTGAGGTACTCCCACGCCAGCCTCGGGTTCTTGGAGAACGCCCCGATGGATTCGGTCTCACCACCAAGGTAGACGCTGCCGCCCTTCGGCCCTTTGGGCATCGGAACCACGCCGTATCTGAACTTCGCACCTTTTATCGTCCCGAGCTGCCAGTTGCCGTTCTCGGCGAACGCCACGTTGCCCACCATGAACCTCTGGAAGGGTTCCGTCTGGTCCCAGCTCGCAGCCTCCTGCGGAACGTACCCCTTTCTGACCCACGACTGGATGAAGCCGAACGCCCCCTTCAAGGCCTGCGCGCTGGGCTTGCCATACGAGAACCCGTACCCGCTCAGCCAGGGATACGCCTGCCACTCTCCCTGGTCGTTGGGCTTGCCGGTCAGCGTCAGCCCCACCTCGCTGTGGGATTTCGTCTTTTCGAGAGCGGCCCCGAGCTCATCAAACGTCCTCGGTGGCTTGACCCCAGCCTTATCCAGGATGTCCTTGTTGTACCAGAGCCCGAGCAGGTTCACGTACCCCTGCACCCCGTAGACTTTGCCAGCGGACTTTTTGACCAGGCTGCTCGGGAACTGCCCCTTGTCGGGGTATGAGGCCCAGAACTTGCTCATATCGTACAGAACCCCGGACTTTACGAACTGTGGGATGCTCGTGCCGTTGTAGACGACCACATCGGGGCCGGATTTGGCGTTGGCCGCCGCTATGACCTTGTTCGTTATCTGATCATAGGGTACGTAGACGTAGTTCACCTTGACGTTCGGATACTGTTTGTTGAACAGCTTGGCGAAGTCGTTTAGTTCCTTTACCTGCGCTTTTACGCTGAAGTAGTGCCAGACGGTCAACGTACCGGACATATTCTTGCTCAGCTTCTGCGAGCTACCCGCGGTGGAACTACTCCCCGACGAACCTCCACCACACGCAGAGGTCCCGAAGAGCATGGCCCCTGCAAACCCCACTCCTCCCTTCCTCAAAAGGTCCCTGCGGCTGATGGCTACTTTGCCGACACCGTCATTGTTCGCCACGATCTCCTCCTCTCGAGTCCCGCCAGATTACAATGCCAACCGATTCGTCGTAGTCTCTGACCGAATTTCCAGCATAAACACCCGCTGCCCGTTTTCCCTGAATTCTCTGCCCGTCACAGCTTTGCATGGCCTGGTACAAGGGTCAACGTGTCGATTTCGTAGAAAAAGGAAACTATTCCGACTCGGAGAAGAGACATCTGGTGAGGGCGGTTTTGGGCCGGGAGATGTTTGTGTGGGGCGGTAAAGGTACGGGCCGGTGCGCATCATCTGCGCACCGGCCGCGGAGAGAGGGATTCTTCTTTTCTAAACCTCGCGGTATTCGATCCCGAGGAGTTCGGCGAAGGTGCGCCAGAGGGAGGCGTGGTGGCCGGGGGTCATCACCTCGTGGTGGGTGCCCCCGGCGGCGAGCCAGCCGTCGAGGCACGCCCTCGCGCCGGTCTTTGGCCGGAAGAAGCCGTAGGGCATCTCCAGGTTGGGGAGGACCTCGCTGTCTATGACCTCGCCCTCAGAGACGACGAGGCGGAAACGCCCGCCGGAGATCGGGGCGAGCGAGGCGATGGTCGCGGGGCCGGGCTGGATGCGGAAGAGGACCGTCGGGGGCGGGCCGAGGCGGCCGATCCCGAGCTCCCGGTGGATGAGGCGGGGTTTCTCGTCGTCTCTCGCGATGCGCCAGTTCCCCTCGCCCATGTGGCTCATCAGGATCGCGTCCCGCTCGTAGTCGAGCGCGTACATCTCGGTGAAGTGGGCGACGTCGGCCAGGATGTGCCCGGCGGAGACGAGCGCCGCGCTGCATGCGTCCCCCTCGGCCCCGTAGCCGTAGCCCTCGGCCATCAGGTTCGACGCGGCGGCGAGCGGCAGCCGCGAGAAGCGGCCGTCCTCCCCGATCGCGTCGAAGTGCGTCGAGTAGGCGCCGAAGCCGCCGGAGTCGAGGATGCTCTTTATCGCGAGCTGCATCCGGGCCGAGTCCTCGCGCTCTTCGGGGGTGAGGTTCTCGTCGATCTCGAAGCGCTCGTCCTCCGCGCGCAGGGCGGCCTTCACCTCCTCCGCCGAAACCCGCTGCATCGCGCGGTGGATGTCGCCGGTGGCGAGGAAGTTTATCTCCGGCCCGAGCTCCCGCAGCATCGTCGTCTCGTCGACGCGGATGTCGCCCATCCCGTTCATCGCGTATCCGAAGATGGCGACCTTCAGGCGTCGCCAGGCGGTGACCGCCGCCGCGGCCCGCGCCCACTCCTCGAAGGCCCGCCCGAACTCCGGCGAGCGCCAGTCGCCGCTCGCCACCCGGAAGGGGACCCCGGCGCGGACCAGCGCGTTCGCCGTGTCCTGGGCCCCGTGCACCCCCTGGTTGTAGGTCATGTCGCCCATGTCCCACTCCGCCGTCACGTGCGGTTCGGGCTGGATGTTGGCGAGCATCACCGGCAGGCGCGTGTTCGCCAGGGCGCGGGTCGCGCGCATCGCGGGGCCGTAGGTGAGCATGACTATCATGATCCCGTCGAGCTTCTCCCGCTCGAAGAGCTCGACTATCTCCTCGATGTCCTCGCGCGAGCGGGCGGGTTTCGGGAAGCGCACATCCGCCGCCCCCGAGAGGTGCGAGGCAACCTCCTGCGCGTAGTTCGCCTGCCGCTCGGTTATGCCCGGGAGCATCTCGTCGTAGAGGGCCTGCATGATCCCGAGCAGCCCTATCCTGGGTCTGGATGTCACCTCGTTCACCTCCGTCTAACTCTTCTTCTGGCCGTACTGCGTGGTGTAGCGTTCGTGCAGCCTCGCGATGTCCTCCTCGGAGAGGGGGATGGGCTCGCCGAGCTGAACAGCGAGGAAGCTCGTCCGGGCCACGTCCTCGCACATGACGGCTGCCTTTATCGCCTCCAGCGGGCTCTTGCCGACGGCGAAGACCCCGTGGTTCTGCATCACGACCGCGGGGGACTCCTGCCCCTTCAGCGTCCGGACGACCTCGCGGCCTATCTCCTCGCCGCCGATCGGGGCGAAGCCGCCGCAGGGGATGGGCCCCCCGAACTCGTCGGCCATCGCGGTCAGGAAGCAGGGGATCTCCCTCCCGACGGCGGCCCAGGCGGTCGCGTAGGGACTGTGGGTGTGCACCACCCCGCCGACATCGGGCATCTCGCGGTAGATGTAGCAGTGGGAGGCGGTGTCCGACGAGGGGTTGTAGTGTCCCTCGATGACGTTCGCCTCCTCGTCGACGACGACCATCGACTCCGGGGTGAGCTCCTCGTACCTGAGGCCGCTCGGCTTTATGACGATGAGCCCGGAGTCCGGGTCGCGCCCGCTCAGGTTGCCGCTCGTCCAGGCGACGAGGCCGTTTCTGGGGAGCTCCTGGTGGAGCCTGGCGACCTCCTCACGCAGTTCTCTCAGCCTCACGCTCTCCTCCCTTGCTCTCGCGCTGGATCTTCTTGAGGCGCTTCATGACGTCGTTCTCGCCGCGCCCGAAGTAGTCGTGCAGCGTCTCGTACTCCCGGTAGAGCGCGTCGTAGACGCGCCGGTTCTCCTCGATGGGCCGGTAGACGTCCTCGTGCACCCGGCTCATGTGCCGCGAGGCCTCGGCGATGTCCCTGTAGACCCCGGCGGCGACGGCAGCGTGCATCGCGCTCCCGAGCGCCGGTCCCTGCTCGCTCGCGATGACGTCGAGCGGGTAGCCGGTCACGTCGGCGTAGATCTGCATCAGGAGCCGGTTCTTCATCAGGCCGCCGGCGATGACCAGCCCGTCCACCGCCACCCCGCTCTGCTTGAAGGTCTCGATGATCTTGCGCGTCCCGTAGGCGGTGGACTCGATGAGCGCCCGGTAGATGTCCGGGGCCCGGGTGGCGAGCGTCGCCCCGACCAGCACGCCGCTCAACCCGGCGTCGACGAGCACCGAGCGGTTGCCGTTCCACCAGTCGAGCGCGAGCAGGCCGTGCTCGCCGGGGCGTTGTTTCGCGGCTTCTTCTTCGAGGTGGCCGTGCAGGTCGATCCCTGTTCTGCGGGCGGCCTCGTGGTACTCGGGCGGGACGGCGTGCCTCACGAACCAGCCGAAGATGTCCCCGACCCCGCTCTGCCCGGCCTCGTAGCCGTAGTATCCGGGGACTATGCCGTCCTCGACCACCCCGCACATCCCCG contains the following coding sequences:
- a CDS encoding glycoside hydrolase family 127 protein, whose protein sequence is MDHSRYDLSFTVDVSGSPHARLNPVPLGDVRLSDEFWEPRREINRKVTLREQYEHLESSGTLDNFRRASGRIEAPFRGMYFADSDVYKWLEAASWTLAANPDPELGEMVERAIDEVEAAQEPDGYINTYFTFERKRERFTNLRDLHELYCGGHLIQAAIAHHRATGSERLLDVARRFADLVCGTFGPQSEGKLETADGHEEIEMALVELFRETGEHRYLEQARFFLDVRGRGRVSGSEYHQDHLPFREQQKITGHAVRATYLNAGAADVYAETGDEDILHALERLWHNMVTKRMYVSGGIGSRYEGEAFGKDYELPNERAYAESCAAIGSVMWSWRMLQITGEARYADLIEHTLYNAVLPGVSLDGRRYFYQNPLADDGTHRRQEWFGCACCPPNIARTLAALPGYFYSTSEGTVWVHLYAEGEANLQGPKVRLRQRTGYPWDGDVEVEVVSGEGEFSLMLRVPAWCEEARIEVNGAEADIPAKPGSYAGIQRRWRPGDTVRLHLPMPVRLLESHPYVLENTGRVAVMRGPILYCAEGADNPDAADLRDVVLTPDAGFSVGPHPELAGMPALHAPASIESLDPGWRGSLYRTRRLPTPNRRPYRLTLVPYLAWANRSPGPMQLWLRSG
- a CDS encoding carbohydrate ABC transporter permease, whose amino-acid sequence is MKSKRHPLQRLRSSPTLFAVPAALFLLATAIYPLIELIRMSLSRVTVSNILRTWPFVGLAEFKQLISSAQFIEALINTLIYTAVVLIVGIAGGLLAALVLSSTPRSRGSGRLEVRFSRFVFGMMVFIWMLPPVVAGSLWKFLLDKEGVVSYVLANLHVIAQPVPWLVQAQNHTALLAVAVVNAWVVVPFAALVFRAAILDIPPDPIDAAQIDGATRLQVFRHITLPMLRSTFLILVVLTIVYAFRSFDFIYVMTSGGPGTATTTLPYLSYRLSFENYKFGLGAATAVISIVMVLATALLYIRANREEVG
- a CDS encoding amidohydrolase family protein, which translates into the protein MQARVRDLEERRRARKAAVIDTDVHEMLVSERDLVPYLAEPWRSRVAAVDGWKEPAFPYSYPQVAGVAMADAVMDDGRPAGSDLGVMRRQLLDPYVVERAILVSSFHPTNMKVQPEFAGALASAYNDWLIENWLDKDRRLLGSVTVAAQDPQGAAREIDRVGSDRRFVQVILPAVPHHHFGRSFYHPIFEAAERNGLAVAFHQSNATETAIGLPTYYIEWHTAISQTWQSQLIGLIAHGVFDRFEELRVAMIESSWTWVPHLMWRFDHNYRSLRREVPWVKRMPSEYIRERVRFSTQPMEYPEDPEDLWRMFEMIGSEDFLMFSSDYPHWDFDSPYHVLPGSFPKEIRRRILYDNAKEFYGL
- a CDS encoding carbohydrate ABC transporter permease codes for the protein MSTWRHVPAWGSRVGSLVLLIVYGFPLYWLVATSFKTNVEIFADPAGIVFSPSTSAYHRVLNASLAHAALNSGIIAVCTTALTLALGVPAAYGLARTRTVLLPVGLGSLILLQMIPPTASVIPLYKVLAGWNLLGTLAGVIIADSAMLIPFAVLLLRPFFQTIPEVMEEAAAVDRASRLRTFVTILLPLARNGIATVGTLIFIIAWGEFLYAISFLTNPEAYPISAVISQQVSAYGIDWPGLMALATVTSIPVLVLFAATQRRLAEGLSLGSVK